A DNA window from Labrys wisconsinensis contains the following coding sequences:
- a CDS encoding SGNH/GDSL hydrolase family protein produces MRRVSFLVLCLLGLALCGAAPALAQGGFTGFLERLFGGEPERPRYEPDRQARPRFVPVKPRRKPRASPFATPAPQKVQEQPKEPAVAPSIFVDVIGDSLADLLAGGLSTQFADRPDIAVVSRTKASSGLVRDDFYDWDKELAKVLASGDTIAAAVILIGSNDRQPLRDNGTTYDLDTDAWRAAYVKRVDGMLAQLKAKGIKTVWVGLPPMRSPSLSAGMVSFNAIYRERCEAAGCTYVDIWDSFVNDDGDYAVSGPDLNGQITKLRLGDGVHFSKAGAQVAAHYVERELRRVLNAAPAAAAPPPTALLAPTDKEAPAAAGAPAPGAALEAPEPEKPEFGPVQPLDPVEPTAGGGLLGGAPAGPAQVATTARTAPAPFPPNADPSAARVLLRGEALAPKEGRADDFRWPRPPPDAAAGGEAPAGP; encoded by the coding sequence ATGCGTCGGGTCTCCTTCCTCGTGCTGTGTCTCCTCGGGCTGGCGCTCTGCGGCGCGGCTCCGGCGCTGGCGCAGGGCGGCTTCACCGGCTTCCTGGAGCGGCTGTTCGGCGGAGAGCCCGAGCGCCCGCGCTACGAGCCGGACCGGCAGGCGCGCCCGCGCTTCGTGCCGGTCAAGCCGCGTCGCAAGCCACGCGCCTCGCCCTTCGCGACACCCGCGCCGCAGAAGGTGCAGGAGCAGCCCAAGGAGCCGGCGGTGGCGCCCTCGATCTTCGTCGACGTCATCGGCGATTCCCTGGCCGATCTCCTGGCCGGGGGCCTCTCGACCCAGTTCGCCGACCGGCCCGACATCGCCGTGGTATCGCGCACCAAGGCGTCCTCCGGCCTGGTGCGCGACGATTTCTACGACTGGGACAAGGAGCTCGCCAAGGTGCTGGCCTCGGGCGACACGATCGCCGCCGCGGTGATCCTGATCGGATCCAACGACCGGCAGCCCCTGCGCGACAACGGCACCACCTATGACCTGGACACCGACGCCTGGCGCGCCGCCTATGTCAAGCGGGTCGACGGCATGCTCGCCCAGCTGAAGGCCAAGGGCATCAAGACCGTCTGGGTCGGTTTGCCGCCGATGCGCAGCCCAAGCCTCAGCGCCGGCATGGTGTCGTTCAACGCGATCTATCGCGAGCGCTGCGAGGCGGCGGGCTGCACCTATGTCGACATCTGGGACAGCTTCGTCAACGACGACGGCGACTATGCCGTCTCGGGGCCGGACCTGAACGGCCAGATCACCAAGCTGCGCCTGGGCGACGGCGTGCATTTCTCCAAAGCCGGCGCGCAGGTCGCCGCCCATTACGTCGAGCGCGAGCTGCGCCGCGTGCTGAACGCGGCGCCGGCGGCGGCGGCCCCGCCGCCGACCGCCCTGCTCGCCCCCACCGACAAGGAGGCGCCGGCGGCAGCCGGGGCGCCCGCCCCCGGCGCCGCCCTGGAAGCGCCCGAGCCGGAGAAGCCGGAATTCGGCCCGGTGCAGCCGCTCGACCCGGTCGAGCCCACCGCCGGCGGCGGGCTGCTCGGCGGTGCGCCCGCCGGCCCGGCGCAGGTCGCCACCACGGCCCGCACCGCGCCCGCGCCCTTCCCGCCGAACGCCGACCCTTCCGCCGCCAGGGTGCTGCTGCGCGGCGAGGCGCTGGCGCCGAAGGAAGGCCGTGCCGACGATTTCCGCTGGCCGCGCCCGCCGCCGGACGCGGCCGCCGGTGGGGAAGCGCCCGCCGGGCCGTAG
- a CDS encoding lytic murein transglycosylase yields the protein MSSRARTIAQRTGAGLGLAGRGLLVAAAVLLLAAAPARAADFAAFVAGLWPQAEKAGVSRATFDAAFAGVTPDPKVISLAGAQPEFSQTIRSYVQSRVTDARVAQGRDLARRWKPWLDRIERETGVDRAVILAIWGLESNYGSGAGNSDTIRSLATLACCTTRRPDYFRGELIAALQILEAHDIPPRAMTGSWAGALGQTQFMPSSFLKHAVDMDGDGRRDIWRSVPDVLGSIATYLDHYDWKTKQRWGYEVRLPADFDFTAITPHEGQPPAAWAKLGLTRADGQALPADGKAWLLLPAGARGPAFLTLENYWAIKSYNISDSYTLSVGLLADRIRGGGPVAGTWPADDKALTRVQLEAMQRRLVALGFSVDTIDGKVGPGTRAAVRAWQASVGLTADGYATSALLQRMGAVP from the coding sequence ATGTCCAGCCGAGCCCGCACGATCGCACAGCGCACCGGCGCCGGGCTGGGACTCGCGGGGCGCGGCCTCCTCGTCGCCGCCGCCGTGCTGCTCCTCGCCGCCGCGCCGGCGCGGGCGGCGGATTTTGCCGCCTTCGTCGCCGGGTTGTGGCCGCAGGCCGAGAAGGCCGGCGTCAGCCGCGCCACCTTCGACGCGGCCTTCGCCGGGGTGACGCCGGACCCGAAGGTGATCAGCCTCGCCGGGGCGCAGCCGGAGTTCAGCCAGACCATCCGCAGCTATGTCCAGAGCCGCGTCACCGACGCCCGGGTGGCGCAGGGGCGCGACCTCGCCCGGCGCTGGAAGCCCTGGCTCGACCGGATCGAGCGGGAGACGGGCGTCGACCGGGCGGTGATCCTGGCGATCTGGGGGCTGGAGAGCAATTACGGCAGCGGCGCCGGCAATTCGGACACCATCCGCTCGCTCGCCACCCTCGCCTGCTGCACGACGCGGCGCCCGGACTATTTCCGCGGCGAGCTGATCGCGGCCCTGCAGATCCTCGAGGCGCACGACATCCCGCCGCGCGCCATGACCGGCTCCTGGGCCGGCGCGCTCGGCCAGACCCAGTTCATGCCGTCGAGCTTCCTCAAGCACGCCGTCGACATGGACGGCGACGGCCGGCGCGACATCTGGCGCAGCGTGCCCGACGTGCTCGGCTCGATCGCCACCTATCTCGACCACTACGACTGGAAGACGAAGCAGCGCTGGGGCTACGAGGTGCGGCTGCCGGCGGACTTCGACTTCACCGCGATCACGCCCCACGAGGGCCAGCCACCGGCGGCCTGGGCGAAGCTCGGCCTGACGCGGGCCGACGGCCAGGCGCTGCCGGCCGACGGCAAGGCCTGGCTGCTGCTGCCGGCCGGCGCCCGCGGCCCGGCCTTCCTGACCCTGGAGAACTACTGGGCGATCAAGAGCTACAACATCTCCGACAGCTACACCCTGTCGGTCGGACTGCTGGCCGACCGCATCCGCGGCGGCGGGCCGGTCGCCGGCACCTGGCCGGCGGACGACAAGGCGCTGACGCGCGTCCAGCTCGAGGCGATGCAGCGCCGGCTGGTGGCGCTCGGCTTTTCCGTCGACACCATCGACGGCAAGGTCGGGCCCGGGACGCGGGCGGCGGTGCGCGCCTGGCAGGCCTCGGTCGGCCTCACCGCCGACGGCTATGCCACATCGGCGCTGCTGCAGCGCATGGGCGCGGTGCCGTGA
- a CDS encoding DUF6572 domain-containing protein codes for MSLSDFTSIDLITRLPGVSSRVGLVIYDNGDIADDAERESALRRKLSAYLLFVVSGQFAKAYPSVADCELSAEVVCATPPTEAMKQMEAVHAPGIPDFVLPVNVTEDAAFRARFGLSDRRPLPR; via the coding sequence ATGAGCTTGTCCGATTTCACCTCTATCGACCTCATTACACGGTTGCCGGGCGTCTCGTCACGTGTCGGATTGGTGATTTACGACAATGGGGACATCGCCGATGATGCCGAGCGCGAGAGCGCGCTCCGGCGAAAGTTGTCCGCCTATCTTCTGTTCGTTGTCTCAGGTCAGTTTGCGAAAGCCTATCCGAGCGTGGCCGATTGCGAATTGTCGGCAGAAGTGGTGTGCGCAACCCCGCCGACAGAGGCCATGAAGCAGATGGAAGCGGTGCATGCCCCCGGAATTCCGGACTTCGTTCTGCCGGTCAATGTTACAGAAGACGCGGCATTCCGAGCCAGGTTCGGCCTCTCTGACAGGAGACCGTTGCCGCGATGA
- a CDS encoding restriction endonuclease fold toxin has protein sequence MPRIPDFSPAELQTRARADLQRFAVTQAAYARATRDAMPPGGGDATSRFRSQFRDEAQAMAARWSPEVRQRLAWRIDELGSELTGPLAEAEAGERRRYHVERQDGLDAELLRTIAEHPDAAMRDAAEQQLTGTARNPDLPQVAWDARLKGLPDRLAAAKGAAILADPEARRAIWQRPPAPGEAGPGDAGSPDGAADAVSASVPTTIDPATLADGGHGHAGAWFRTRHPDASDAVMRKFARNAVQRHGEDRDRAAAERDAVMGLVAPDYLSILTTGQGHPDLTPNRILKSLDPGLAKLVFEGQRTAGERYVASLRAAPAGGMPLRIPLADRRPADPAAAGPSGAAAGPLASPPAGAAAPPVRAQEGPVPAGSWQPTATMTLPGMPAGTSATGMPGLPGLAGNGPPQAAPGGMDPLGLARGGMAALAAGADPASLDRDAVLTPVSYRQPGETPPAPVAPKADPNKPAGIGFHAPAGLDFPALVAEARAAPKRFRARILAVIDRAQAEIRSLYDPTADQGGAFAQGQSVGFHQAAATGYAAALIGSALTGTTEALDRFEAGLPGMSVNNGLAAYRGLDGELRRQIQANPGASLSEGELADLVDRGQRFQDSLVSRAPVAPAVPRGAAPHAQPPANAQAPDGDPLSGPIPEPLDRGSPSNFGFARPGGFDPSAFAGQLKAARWKLSGEVYSKIDHSLEDMRAHYEPAFWQGGGRALGQPPEFQESLADAYAAAIAFAAVTGSLDAVDYLQNELKRIPVRGSLAAYKALAGDLATRLQVNKGQPLSGADFIQLMEDGRTLQDDFISKAYRYHYDLVGTVLGGIVLEAPALLRSGRSAAKAMQSVLEPNPKAMGHGSAKIESVPPEPPPRPPSKDDVDGPITSKISPIPDFEDPVRYPQFKRGAPLRPNEEVIRKFEQAGHSRQSAFSLAIDEAFNNRVHKFKFISLDEVRNPGRIVPVKSGSPSPNDILLAKRIGGVPNSAFDNILLKGGSPRELDTISDIYIAQTKLAFKLKKAMRRQARTTFEVALATGRIPYFHSNDGFSDETMRIIRQYENEYGITAKIDDVPF, from the coding sequence ATGCCCCGCATCCCCGACTTCTCGCCGGCGGAGCTGCAGACGCGTGCCCGCGCCGATCTCCAGCGCTTCGCCGTCACCCAGGCCGCCTATGCCCGCGCCACCCGGGACGCCATGCCGCCCGGCGGCGGCGACGCCACCAGCCGCTTCCGCTCCCAGTTCCGGGACGAGGCGCAAGCCATGGCCGCCCGCTGGTCGCCGGAGGTGCGCCAGCGCCTGGCCTGGCGAATCGACGAGCTCGGCAGCGAGCTCACCGGCCCGCTCGCCGAGGCCGAGGCGGGCGAGCGGCGGCGCTACCATGTCGAGCGCCAGGACGGGCTCGACGCCGAGCTCCTGCGCACCATCGCCGAGCATCCCGACGCAGCCATGCGCGATGCCGCCGAGCAGCAGCTCACCGGCACCGCCCGCAACCCCGACCTGCCGCAGGTGGCCTGGGACGCCCGCCTCAAAGGCCTGCCCGACAGGCTCGCGGCGGCCAAGGGCGCCGCCATCCTCGCCGACCCCGAGGCACGCCGGGCGATCTGGCAGCGCCCGCCGGCACCGGGCGAGGCCGGCCCGGGCGATGCGGGCAGCCCGGACGGCGCGGCCGATGCGGTGTCGGCATCCGTGCCGACGACCATCGATCCCGCCACCCTGGCCGATGGCGGGCACGGCCATGCCGGCGCCTGGTTCCGGACGCGACACCCCGACGCCTCCGACGCCGTGATGCGCAAGTTCGCCCGCAACGCGGTGCAGCGGCACGGCGAGGACCGCGACCGCGCCGCGGCCGAGCGCGACGCCGTCATGGGCCTCGTCGCCCCGGACTATCTCTCCATCCTCACCACCGGCCAGGGGCACCCAGACCTCACCCCCAACCGCATCCTCAAAAGCCTCGACCCCGGGCTGGCGAAGCTGGTCTTCGAGGGCCAGCGGACGGCCGGCGAGCGCTACGTCGCCAGCCTTCGGGCCGCGCCGGCCGGCGGGATGCCGCTCCGGATCCCGCTGGCGGATCGCCGGCCGGCGGACCCGGCGGCGGCCGGCCCATCCGGCGCGGCGGCGGGACCGCTCGCGTCGCCGCCGGCCGGAGCCGCCGCCCCGCCCGTTCGGGCGCAGGAGGGACCGGTCCCGGCGGGATCCTGGCAACCGACCGCGACCATGACGCTGCCGGGCATGCCGGCCGGCACATCCGCAACGGGCATGCCCGGACTTCCAGGCCTCGCGGGCAACGGCCCGCCCCAGGCGGCGCCGGGCGGTATGGACCCCCTCGGTCTCGCCCGCGGCGGGATGGCCGCATTGGCCGCCGGCGCCGATCCGGCCTCGCTCGATCGGGACGCCGTGCTGACGCCCGTCAGCTATCGGCAACCCGGCGAGACACCTCCGGCGCCCGTCGCACCGAAGGCCGACCCAAACAAGCCTGCCGGAATCGGCTTCCACGCGCCGGCCGGTCTCGATTTCCCCGCGCTCGTCGCCGAAGCGCGCGCCGCCCCGAAGCGGTTCAGGGCAAGGATTCTTGCCGTCATCGACCGAGCGCAGGCCGAGATCCGCTCCCTCTACGATCCGACCGCTGACCAGGGTGGCGCTTTTGCGCAAGGCCAGAGCGTCGGATTCCACCAGGCGGCTGCGACAGGCTACGCCGCCGCGCTCATCGGCAGCGCGCTGACCGGCACCACGGAGGCGCTCGACCGCTTCGAAGCCGGCCTCCCCGGCATGAGCGTGAACAACGGTCTCGCCGCCTATCGCGGCCTCGACGGTGAGCTCCGCCGACAGATCCAGGCCAATCCCGGCGCCTCGCTTTCCGAGGGCGAGCTCGCCGACCTGGTCGACCGGGGGCAGCGGTTTCAGGACAGCCTCGTCAGCCGCGCGCCCGTCGCACCCGCCGTCCCTCGGGGCGCGGCGCCGCACGCCCAGCCTCCGGCCAACGCCCAGGCGCCGGATGGAGATCCGCTGTCCGGGCCGATCCCCGAGCCGCTCGACCGAGGCTCTCCCTCCAACTTCGGCTTCGCCCGGCCCGGCGGGTTCGATCCATCCGCGTTCGCCGGCCAGCTGAAGGCCGCCCGCTGGAAGCTCTCGGGGGAGGTTTACTCCAAGATCGACCACTCCCTCGAAGACATGAGGGCCCATTACGAGCCCGCCTTCTGGCAGGGCGGAGGCCGGGCTCTCGGCCAGCCGCCCGAATTCCAGGAGAGCCTTGCGGACGCCTATGCCGCGGCCATCGCCTTCGCTGCCGTCACGGGCAGCTTGGACGCGGTCGACTATCTCCAGAACGAACTCAAGCGCATTCCGGTGCGGGGCAGCCTCGCGGCCTACAAGGCTCTCGCCGGCGATCTCGCGACCCGCCTGCAGGTCAACAAAGGCCAGCCCCTCTCCGGCGCCGACTTCATTCAGCTGATGGAGGACGGCAGGACCCTCCAGGACGACTTCATCAGCAAGGCCTATCGCTATCACTACGACCTCGTCGGCACGGTGCTCGGCGGCATCGTCCTCGAGGCTCCGGCGCTGCTTCGATCGGGTCGCAGTGCCGCGAAGGCGATGCAGTCCGTGCTGGAGCCGAATCCTAAAGCAATGGGGCACGGCAGCGCCAAAATTGAATCCGTCCCCCCGGAGCCGCCTCCCCGTCCCCCATCGAAAGACGACGTCGATGGTCCGATAACGTCCAAAATCTCTCCCATTCCGGATTTCGAAGATCCCGTCCGCTACCCGCAGTTCAAACGGGGAGCACCGTTACGTCCCAATGAAGAGGTAATACGAAAATTCGAGCAGGCCGGTCATTCGCGTCAGTCCGCTTTCAGCCTAGCAATTGACGAGGCGTTCAACAATCGTGTCCACAAATTTAAGTTCATCAGCCTGGATGAAGTCAGGAATCCCGGTCGTATTGTCCCGGTCAAATCGGGGAGCCCCAGTCCCAACGATATTTTGCTCGCAAAGCGAATCGGTGGTGTGCCAAACTCGGCTTTCGATAACATTCTTCTCAAGGGAGGCTCGCCGAGGGAACTTGACACCATCAGCGACATATATATCGCTCAAACTAAGCTCGCTTTCAAACTGAAGAAAGCTATGAGAAGGCAAGCGAGAACAACATTTGAGGTAGCTCTTGCGACAGGTAGAATACCTTATTTTCACAGCAATGATGGATTTTCCGATGAAACAATGAGGATTATTAGACAATATGAAAATGAATATGGAATCACTGCAAAGATAGATGATGTTCCATTTTGA
- a CDS encoding YrhB domain-containing protein translates to MVNNYLSLTEALEMANEVLQRPPQDPEFSYVIFDDAIIEKPTCFVFNYQSSKYLRSGRFEDQLVGNSPILVDRRTGEVHFLGTALTIEHYIRDFEAGRLPSQVHKKSGDGT, encoded by the coding sequence ATGGTCAATAATTACTTAAGCTTGACAGAAGCTCTGGAAATGGCAAACGAGGTATTACAGAGACCACCACAAGATCCCGAGTTTAGCTACGTCATATTTGACGATGCAATCATCGAGAAGCCAACATGCTTCGTTTTCAACTACCAAAGCAGCAAGTACCTGCGCAGCGGCCGCTTCGAGGATCAACTGGTCGGCAATTCGCCGATCCTCGTGGACCGTCGCACCGGTGAGGTGCATTTTCTGGGCACGGCGCTGACAATCGAGCACTACATCCGGGATTTTGAAGCAGGCCGCTTGCCGAGCCAGGTGCATAAGAAGTCCGGTGACGGCACATAG